Part of the Planctomycetaceae bacterium genome is shown below.
TGTTCACAACGTGCCTGCCTTTGGGACTGGCGGCTTTCGTTGTCTTCGAACTGATCATGCGGCGACCGCTGCAGGCGGCGCTGCCGGCGTGTGTGCAGTCGAGAATGAAGCCGCCACTGTCGCATTCGCGGGACGTTTCTGTGACTCAACTGGTGCTGGCATGCGTCTGCATTCTGATCGGAGCAGCGACGCATGTATTCTGGGATTCGTTTACGCACGCAGGACGCTGGGGGACTGTTGTATTTCCCGTGCTGAATTCTTCTGCAGGCATCGCCGGACTTCAGATGCCCGCCTATAAGATTGCGCAGCATGGCAGTTCGGCCATAGGACTTCCGCTGCTGCTTGCGGTCTGGATTCGTTCGCTGCGGCGAACTCCACCGGATGAACGGCGCGTTGTTACCATCAGCCCGATACTAAGATATGGCCTGTGGGGATTGCTCCTTGGTGTGCCAATCGTGCTACTGGCTTCCGCGATTCGGTCAAACGGCCCTCTTGAGTACCGCGCTTTCGTTGCAGCAACCCGGACAATTTCCATTCTGCTGGTTGCGTTCGCGACGTACGCGTTACTTTTCCAGGCGGCTGCGATTGTCGGGCGGCGTTCACGGCAGCGGCAGATCGGCGAAGTTCCGGGCGACTGAGGCCCGGGAACGCGGGATGTTCGTAGTCGGGCTCCTCCGGAGACTGGCATTCCAGGAAGCCACCTTACCGGCGCCGCTTCCGGGAGGAAGTCACACGGGCGGAGCGAAGTGCAGAACGGGCCGAACGCGCAATCGACGTGCGGCCATCGCAGATCGATCAACGCGCCGTCTGCCCGCCCCCGAACTTGCTTCGCTCGTTCGAACCCTCCCATTCGGCCGTCGGCCGGGAGGGGTTGCTTGCGGGCGGTCCGGGGAGATAGGTCGCATGCGCGGCGCGCGTTGTCAGTCCGGGCGAGCCTTGCCGATTGCC
Proteins encoded:
- a CDS encoding DUF4184 family protein, giving the protein MPFTPTHIIAVVPLAGVFRTVPFSALAVGAMVPDLPMFVGLFSYAEAHSLHGLFTTCLPLGLAAFVVFELIMRRPLQAALPACVQSRMKPPLSHSRDVSVTQLVLACVCILIGAATHVFWDSFTHAGRWGTVVFPVLNSSAGIAGLQMPAYKIAQHGSSAIGLPLLLAVWIRSLRRTPPDERRVVTISPILRYGLWGLLLGVPIVLLASAIRSNGPLEYRAFVAATRTISILLVAFATYALLFQAAAIVGRRSRQRQIGEVPGD